The genomic region CTTGGCCGGGTCGCGGTTTGCATCGTCGTCCTCTTTTCGATGATCGGCATCGCCGCCGCGGAAGACGTAGAGAAGAAATGGCGACTGGGCGTAGCCCTGGGCGGCATGAATGGACTCGACACCATCGATAGCGATGCAGGCAATGTCTTCAGCATCCTTGACGACCGACTGGAACGGGTCAACATCTTCGTTGATCCCCGTAACGATTCCGCGGTCTTCAACGATCTGGATCTAAGCCCGTCGGGTGTGTCGACTCTCTACGCACAGTACGCAGCGACCAAGATCTTCATGGTCGAGGCCTCCATCGGTTATCAAAAGACGAACCTCGGAACCGTCGAGTTGCAGGCCCAATTCAACGACGTCGAAATTCCGTTACAAGAGCCTTTCAACTTCGCGATCTTTCAGATCGATGCCGGTGACGTCGAACGGATTCCGATCCAGTTGACCGCCATGGCTCGTTTTCGCCCCCGTGCCTCGTTCAATCCTTACGTCGGAATCGGCATGGGCTACAGCCTGATCGGTTATGACCCCAGTGCGGAGTTCAACGAACTCTCCCGCAACATGGACGCCTCCCGTGGTGCCCAGGCCCAGGTGACATCGGCGTTTAATACCCAGCCCCAACTCCAGTCGATCGGTGCCGTTCAGGACCTCAGCGGCGCAACCGTCGATGCTCGAGATACCTGGGAATGGCATCTCGCCGCTGGCGCCGAGCTCAGCGTAAAAAGAAGCTGGACTCTGTTCGTCGATCTCCGTGTAATCCAGTCTTCCCGTGGCATCAGCGTCAGCTTCAATGACAGCGGGGACTTCGGTATCGCCGTTCCCAATCTGACCGATAGCGAAGATTCAGTCGCTGCCAACCAGGACTACGGCCCGATGCGGGTCTCCCGAGGTGGGTTGATCGACGGCGGCAGTCTGCAGCCGGGGCCCAATGCCCCTCCCGGGACCGACTGCGTCGCGTCACCCAGCCAGTGCACGTTCCTGCCGGTTCCCGACGGAGAGTTGGATCTGGGCTTCTATTACGTGCAGGGCGGCGAGGTCAAGTACGACGCCGCGTCGATCCAGTTCGGCGTCCGCTACACCTTCTGATCCGACGGTTCTTTGCCCCCTGGTCAACCATCGGGATAGAAAACCCATTGTGATAAAATTGCCTTTCACAGGGAGAGGGAACTATGTCCGGGCACTCCAAGTGGAGCACGATCAAACACAAGAAGGCCGCGCAGGATAAGAAGCGCGGCAAGGTCTTCACTCGACTGATCAAGGAACTGACGGTTGCGGCTCGCATGGGCGGCGGGGATGTCGATGGGAACCCCAGGCTGCGAAGCGCGGTCGCGGCGGCCAAGTCCGCCAACATGCCCGGCGACAACATCAAGCGCGCCATCCAGAAGGGCACCGGCGAGTTGCCGGGAATCTCCTACGACGAGATCACCTACGAGGGTTACGGTCCCGGAGGTGTCGCCATCCTGATTGAAACGCTGACCGACAACAAGATGCGCACCACTCCGGAGATCCGACATCTCTTCGCGAAGAACGGCGGCAATATGGGCGAGCCCAACAGTGTCGCCTGGATGTTCGAGAAGAAGGGCCGGTTCGAGGTCGCGTCGGATGCCATCGAGGAAGATCGACTCATGGAACTGGTCGTGGAGGCCGGCGCCGACGATCTGCTGGCGGAAGAGGACTACTACGAAGTCATGACCTCCCCCGAAGCGTTTCCCGACGTTGAGAACGCTCTTGAGAAAGCGGGGATCCCGACCCGGGAGGCCAAGCTGGTTAGGATTCCGCAAAACGAGGTCCGTCTCGAGGGCAAGAAGGCTCGGCAGTGTCTCCAGCTTCTCGAGATGTTCGAGGACCACGACGATGCACAGAATGTCTACGCCAACCTGGACCTCGACGAAGAGACATTGAACGAGTCTCAGGGCTGATGGTGGAGGCCTCCCGGTTGATCCTGGGGGTGGATCCAGGCAGCCGGATTACGGGCTGGGGACTGATCCGTGGTCACGCCCAGAGTCCACAACTCCATGACAGCGGAACGGTTCGTCTTCCTCCCGGCCAGTCCTTCGAACAACGGCTGGCGAAGCTCCATGCCGAGATCCACGAGCTGACCGCGCGTCATCGTCCCGCCGTGGCGGCCGTCGAGGCTCCGTTCCACGGCGTCAGCGCACGATCCGCGCTCCAGCTGGCCCACGCCCGGGGCGTGATCCTGGCGGCCATTGCGTCCAACGGGGTCCCGGTCATCGAGTACGCACCGGCCACCATCAAGAAGACCGTCACGGGTCACGGACGGGCCGACAAGGATCAGGTGGCGGCAGAGGTCGTGCGGGTCTTCGGACCGGTCACGGCCTCCAGCGACCTGACCGATGCGATCGCCGTGGCGCTCTGTCACCAGATCCGTGGCCGCTTCGATCAGATCGTCGAGGCCGCGCTTCGCAAACAATCGTCGGTGAGCCGGTGAGCCGGTGATCCGATGATTGGCCGCCTGACCGGAACCGTTGCGGAGTGTACGCCCGAGACGCTGCTCCTGGATGTGCAGGGGGTCGGGTACGAATTGCGGGTGGCGCTGTCCACGTTCTACGAACTGAACGAGAAGATCGGGCAGGCGGCGACCGTCTACGTCTACACCCACGTGCGGGAAGACGCCCTGCAGCTCTACGGCTTCATGGAGACGTCGGAGCAGCGCGCGTTCGAGACGCTGATCTCGATCTCAGGGGTGGGCCCTCGTCTGGGCCTCGCGATCCTCTCCGGGATCGGAGTCGAGGAGCTATGCCTGACCGTCGATGCGCAGGACCGCGGTCGACTGCAGAAGATCCCCGGTGTCGGCCGCAAGACCGCCGAACGGGTCCTGTTGGAACTGCGGGATCGTTTGAAGATCGACCCCGCGGCAGGTGGCGGTCCCGGGAAACGTCCGGGCCAAACCCAGACGTCGCTCAGAGACGACGTGGTCTCGGCGCTGGTCAATCTGGGCTATAGCGGTGACAAGGCGGAACGGGCGGTCGATCGTGTGATCGATCAGTCGCCGGACGAGACCTCCCTGGAGAAGGTCTTGCGAAAGGCTCTGACGGCCATCATTGGATGAGCGGGCGCCCCAGATGTTTACGACCTCTAGGGGTCACCTGGCGGCCACGGGGCGTTCGATCCAGGAACCCGATCTGCATCAGGAACGGCTCGTAGATCTCCTCGATCGTTCCGGTATCTTCGCCGACCGATGCGGCGATGGTGCTGAGCCCCACCGGTCCACCGCCAAACTTGTCGACGATGGTCTCGAGGACC from Acidobacteriota bacterium harbors:
- a CDS encoding outer membrane beta-barrel protein — protein: MKVRHQLGRVAVCIVVLFSMIGIAAAEDVEKKWRLGVALGGMNGLDTIDSDAGNVFSILDDRLERVNIFVDPRNDSAVFNDLDLSPSGVSTLYAQYAATKIFMVEASIGYQKTNLGTVELQAQFNDVEIPLQEPFNFAIFQIDAGDVERIPIQLTAMARFRPRASFNPYVGIGMGYSLIGYDPSAEFNELSRNMDASRGAQAQVTSAFNTQPQLQSIGAVQDLSGATVDARDTWEWHLAAGAELSVKRSWTLFVDLRVIQSSRGISVSFNDSGDFGIAVPNLTDSEDSVAANQDYGPMRVSRGGLIDGGSLQPGPNAPPGTDCVASPSQCTFLPVPDGELDLGFYYVQGGEVKYDAASIQFGVRYTF
- a CDS encoding YebC/PmpR family DNA-binding transcriptional regulator, which translates into the protein MSGHSKWSTIKHKKAAQDKKRGKVFTRLIKELTVAARMGGGDVDGNPRLRSAVAAAKSANMPGDNIKRAIQKGTGELPGISYDEITYEGYGPGGVAILIETLTDNKMRTTPEIRHLFAKNGGNMGEPNSVAWMFEKKGRFEVASDAIEEDRLMELVVEAGADDLLAEEDYYEVMTSPEAFPDVENALEKAGIPTREAKLVRIPQNEVRLEGKKARQCLQLLEMFEDHDDAQNVYANLDLDEETLNESQG
- the ruvC gene encoding crossover junction endodeoxyribonuclease RuvC, which gives rise to MVEASRLILGVDPGSRITGWGLIRGHAQSPQLHDSGTVRLPPGQSFEQRLAKLHAEIHELTARHRPAVAAVEAPFHGVSARSALQLAHARGVILAAIASNGVPVIEYAPATIKKTVTGHGRADKDQVAAEVVRVFGPVTASSDLTDAIAVALCHQIRGRFDQIVEAALRKQSSVSR
- the ruvA gene encoding Holliday junction branch migration protein RuvA, producing the protein MIGRLTGTVAECTPETLLLDVQGVGYELRVALSTFYELNEKIGQAATVYVYTHVREDALQLYGFMETSEQRAFETLISISGVGPRLGLAILSGIGVEELCLTVDAQDRGRLQKIPGVGRKTAERVLLELRDRLKIDPAAGGGPGKRPGQTQTSLRDDVVSALVNLGYSGDKAERAVDRVIDQSPDETSLEKVLRKALTAIIG